One window from the genome of Sphingobacteriales bacterium encodes:
- a CDS encoding cobalamin-binding protein, translated as MEKSKQIKDFLEVRKNDLAVRIVELQYGMQPDFWKTYGDEGKKLSIRDAGYHLPFLGEAIAENNPEIFSKYVVWVKTLFHNLKFPDDVVPKTLECTQLAIEEASPEYGQITAVFIQAGLNELNKPLQSISSYIQEDEPLADVLKAYLNALLSGDKNKAASLIMETFMKGCPVKDIYLKIFQPAQYEVGRLWMSNQISVAKEHFCSAATQMIMSQLYPYIFNNEKKGKTFIGACVGGELHEIGIRMVADFFEMEGWDTYYLGANTPASVLINAAEEYQADVLGLSVALPYHRSLLKDTISQIRQSKYARDLKIIIGGVAINEFSKNWNIFGADAYASDALGAVCEAEKMVEI; from the coding sequence ATGGAAAAAAGCAAGCAGATTAAAGATTTTCTCGAAGTCAGAAAAAATGATCTGGCCGTCAGGATAGTGGAATTACAGTATGGCATGCAGCCTGATTTCTGGAAAACCTATGGTGATGAGGGTAAAAAACTCAGTATTCGTGATGCCGGATATCATTTGCCTTTTCTGGGTGAGGCCATTGCCGAAAACAATCCGGAGATTTTCAGCAAATATGTGGTATGGGTGAAAACTTTATTCCATAATCTGAAATTTCCGGATGATGTAGTGCCCAAAACGCTCGAATGCACACAACTGGCTATTGAAGAAGCCTCACCGGAATATGGACAGATCACTGCCGTTTTTATTCAGGCAGGCTTGAATGAATTGAATAAGCCTTTGCAAAGTATTTCCTCTTATATTCAGGAAGATGAACCACTTGCAGATGTGCTGAAAGCCTATCTGAATGCCTTGCTTTCGGGAGATAAAAATAAAGCTGCCTCCCTGATTATGGAAACATTTATGAAAGGTTGCCCCGTTAAAGACATTTACCTGAAAATCTTTCAACCTGCACAGTATGAAGTAGGAAGGCTCTGGATGTCGAATCAGATCAGTGTGGCTAAGGAGCACTTTTGCTCAGCAGCCACCCAGATGATTATGTCGCAGTTGTATCCCTATATTTTCAACAATGAAAAAAAAGGCAAAACCTTTATTGGTGCCTGTGTGGGCGGAGAACTTCACGAAATAGGCATACGCATGGTAGCCGATTTTTTCGAAATGGAAGGATGGGATACTTATTATCTGGGTGCCAATACACCTGCCTCCGTTCTGATCAATGCTGCCGAAGAATATCAGGCCGATGTGCTGGGGCTTTCGGTAGCTTTGCCTTACCATCGCTCTTTATTAAAAGACACAATTTCTCAAATTCGTCAAAGCAAATATGCCAGAGACCTGAAAATTATAATTGGCGGGGTGGCTATTAACGAATTCAGTAAAAACTGGAATATTTTCGGTGCCGATGCCTATGCCTCCGATGCACTCGGAGCTGTCTGTGAAGCTGAAAAAATGGTTGAAATATGA
- a CDS encoding PAS domain S-box protein: MSNHIKLPQSKNPLFKLLYISLLIILTVSAVIYIQNEINSEKRVLKNELQAIARLKIDDISEWYNDQLHDTKLLSEGKLRKFYFKRWLEKKLSEDSLDICYNLLINKKLHSLQNILLADTNGNILLSAVPDSAQTDVVFRQKIKECAMKRQVISSDLYSCKVHRQIHIDFMSPVYDDNQNILAVLVCRVSPDSFLYPVLSKWPVPCKSSETLIARADGDSVVFLNRLRFNEDAALKIKFPLSNTNLPAVRALRGQTGMFEGKDYRGVKVIAYLAQIPGTSWVMVAKTDRKELYNDVYHELALLIVLFAVLFGFIVFTGLFIMKSRQAGIYRKLYTTQGEFKATLYSIGDAVMVVNKDGFIEIMNPEAERLTGYSEQEAIDRQLPEIFRIISEDTRQEVENPIDRVKREGSVVGLANHTLLISRDGNEIPIADSGAPVKDESGNITGTILVFRDQTDERRLQKAIEESEEKYRSLFESTNDGICLHEIVYNEQGEAVNYRILNVNRKYEELLNLKASEVVGKLATEAYQTNEPPYFETYLKVARTADPYHFETFFEPLNKYFSISVFCPAPDRFATAFQDITIRKQAELALKESEELLKTTIYSIGDGVIITDEKGIVTRLNEEAARLTGYSEKEARHKHLRTVFRIINEENRQEVESPFDKVIREGTVVGLANHTLLISRAGKEIPIADSGAPIKDENGNILGVVLVFRDQTKERLAQKMIDIRLRLFEYAAHHNVEETCTKMLDETVNLVDSNIGFYHFVAEDEQHLQLQAWSTQTKEKFCKAEGSGLHYNINEAGVWVDCIRERRAIIHNDYQSLPNKKGMPEGHAEVIRELVVPVFRNNKIVAVLGVGNKAADYTQNDLEIVEYMADVLYEVVYQKRMAELLSENEERFSKAFHGSPLPGAMIDMQNMQFVDVNDALLNALNMKKEAIIGFNVKDVPFLNLSDQVKEQHFRHFEELRQKGYSLNFPFVIESKDHGMSREFIMFSSLLQAGGKKLVLSYMVDITEKRKMEKELREKLDELQRWYSVTVGRESRNIELKKEVNELLTKLGQPPKYKEI, from the coding sequence ATGAGTAACCATATAAAATTACCACAAAGCAAAAACCCCCTCTTTAAACTGCTGTATATTTCTTTGCTTATCATTCTGACTGTAAGTGCCGTAATATATATCCAAAATGAAATAAACAGTGAAAAACGGGTGCTTAAGAATGAATTGCAAGCCATTGCACGGTTAAAAATAGATGATATTTCGGAATGGTATAATGACCAGTTACATGACACAAAATTGTTATCAGAAGGCAAATTGCGAAAGTTTTATTTTAAACGATGGCTGGAAAAAAAACTCTCTGAAGACAGTCTCGATATCTGTTATAATCTGCTGATTAACAAGAAGCTACATAGTTTACAGAACATCTTGCTTGCCGATACGAATGGAAATATCCTGCTTTCTGCAGTTCCTGATTCGGCTCAAACCGATGTGGTTTTCAGACAGAAAATAAAAGAGTGTGCAATGAAAAGGCAGGTTATATCATCAGACCTCTATTCCTGCAAGGTTCACCGGCAGATTCATATTGATTTTATGTCCCCCGTGTATGATGATAACCAAAATATTCTGGCAGTGCTGGTTTGCAGGGTTTCTCCGGATTCTTTTCTATATCCCGTGCTAAGCAAATGGCCGGTTCCTTGTAAATCTTCCGAAACCCTTATTGCCCGTGCGGATGGCGACAGTGTGGTTTTCCTGAACAGGCTAAGGTTTAATGAGGATGCTGCTTTGAAAATAAAATTTCCCTTAAGCAACACAAATTTACCTGCCGTCAGGGCATTGAGAGGTCAGACCGGCATGTTTGAAGGAAAAGATTACCGTGGGGTGAAGGTCATTGCCTATCTGGCTCAAATCCCCGGCACATCATGGGTAATGGTGGCTAAAACAGACAGGAAGGAACTATATAATGATGTTTATCATGAACTTGCATTGTTGATTGTATTGTTTGCCGTTTTGTTTGGTTTTATTGTTTTCACCGGCCTTTTCATAATGAAATCAAGGCAGGCGGGTATTTACAGAAAACTTTACACTACTCAGGGAGAATTTAAAGCCACACTATACAGCATCGGAGATGCCGTAATGGTTGTAAACAAGGACGGCTTCATTGAAATCATGAATCCTGAAGCAGAAAGGCTTACAGGCTATAGTGAACAAGAGGCCATTGATCGTCAGCTTCCGGAGATTTTCAGGATCATCAGCGAAGATACGCGGCAGGAAGTTGAAAATCCTATTGATCGGGTGAAAAGGGAAGGCTCTGTTGTTGGATTAGCCAATCATACCTTACTGATTTCGAGGGATGGTAATGAAATTCCCATAGCCGACAGTGGCGCACCTGTAAAAGATGAAAGTGGAAATATAACAGGCACCATCCTCGTTTTCCGGGATCAGACAGATGAAAGAAGATTACAGAAAGCAATTGAAGAAAGTGAAGAAAAATACAGGTCTTTGTTTGAATCGACCAATGATGGCATTTGCCTGCATGAGATTGTTTACAATGAGCAAGGCGAGGCAGTCAATTACAGAATCCTCAATGTAAACAGAAAATATGAGGAGTTGCTAAATCTGAAAGCTTCTGAGGTGGTGGGTAAACTGGCAACCGAAGCATATCAAACCAACGAACCACCTTACTTTGAAACATATTTAAAGGTTGCCCGGACCGCTGACCCCTATCATTTTGAGACCTTTTTTGAACCTTTGAACAAGTATTTTTCCATCAGTGTCTTTTGTCCTGCTCCTGACAGGTTTGCTACCGCATTTCAGGATATTACCATCAGAAAACAGGCTGAACTGGCCTTGAAAGAAAGTGAAGAGTTACTGAAAACAACTATTTACAGCATAGGTGATGGTGTTATCATTACTGATGAAAAAGGGATTGTTACGCGTTTGAATGAGGAAGCTGCCCGCCTGACCGGCTATTCCGAAAAAGAAGCAAGGCACAAACACCTGAGGACAGTTTTCCGGATCATTAACGAAGAAAACCGTCAGGAAGTGGAAAGCCCCTTCGATAAAGTTATAAGAGAGGGCACGGTGGTCGGACTGGCTAATCATACCTTGCTGATTTCCAGAGCAGGAAAGGAAATACCCATTGCCGACAGTGGCGCCCCTATCAAAGATGAAAATGGTAATATTTTAGGTGTTGTCCTCGTGTTCAGAGACCAGACCAAAGAGCGTCTTGCACAGAAAATGATAGATATCAGGCTCAGATTGTTCGAATACGCTGCTCATCATAATGTTGAAGAAACCTGTACGAAAATGCTGGATGAAACTGTAAATCTTGTTGATAGCAATATAGGATTTTATCATTTCGTGGCTGAAGATGAACAACACCTGCAGTTGCAGGCATGGTCAACGCAGACAAAGGAGAAATTTTGCAAGGCTGAAGGCTCAGGGCTGCATTATAATATTAATGAAGCAGGCGTTTGGGTCGATTGTATCAGGGAACGAAGAGCCATCATTCATAATGACTATCAGTCGTTACCAAACAAAAAAGGAATGCCTGAAGGGCATGCTGAAGTGATCCGCGAGTTGGTTGTCCCTGTTTTCAGGAATAATAAAATTGTTGCGGTTCTGGGAGTGGGAAACAAAGCCGCAGACTATACCCAAAACGATCTCGAAATTGTTGAATACATGGCTGATGTATTGTATGAAGTGGTTTATCAGAAACGCATGGCAGAACTGCTCAGCGAGAATGAGGAGAGATTCTCGAAGGCATTTCATGGGAGCCCTTTGCCGGGAGCTATGATAGATATGCAAAATATGCAATTCGTTGATGTCAACGATGCTTTGCTGAATGCCTTGAATATGAAAAAAGAGGCTATTATCGGCTTTAATGTGAAAGATGTTCCGTTTCTTAATTTGAGCGATCAGGTGAAAGAGCAACATTTCAGGCATTTTGAAGAACTCAGGCAAAAAGGATACAGCCTGAATTTTCCTTTTGTAATTGAAAGTAAAGATCATGGCATGTCAAGAGAATTTATCATGTTTTCATCTTTACTTCAGGCAGGTGGTAAAAAACTGGTGCTGAGCTATATGGTAGATATCACCGAAAAGAGAAAGATGGAAAAAGAGCTGAGAGAAAAACTGGACGAACTCCAGCGCTGGTATTCCGTGACTGTCGGCAGGGAGAGCAGGAATATTGAATTGAAAAAAGAAGTGAACGAATTGTTAACAAAGCTGGGTCAGCCTCCTAAATACAAAGAAATATGA
- a CDS encoding DUF5011 domain-containing protein, with protein sequence MKRLLSSLALVLFVNTHFLLAQNYCIPSSNCFYAPILTVVTSGAVTNLNLPNNGCSANSYVLHQDMFVGVPSDTITFTIGLAGLLQTGIIIWADWNNDGDFADAGESIFSTTTSSTSATGTMYVPSSVSIGVKRVRIRTNYYSIPTDPCVSQFYGETEDFNLTIVKPGGTDLALTSIDSPIVFRTGANTIWIKYSNLSTNTITKFDAGFKLDNSTPVTLTNITTSLAPGETKSYKFTTSLNVSTSGSHQLKVWVANPNGTGADSDPTNDTILKGICTGISGTYTIGTNGDFQTFGAAVAAMQNCGISGPVTFNILPGTYNGRVVIPDISGMSSTNTVTFDGQDVTKVSLSYAGVSSSDRATVVLNGCSYVTFRRMKIINTGTSYELGVYIGNNSHHNTIRECSIVVGNYSSSTVAGILLAFDENGSSGQNMNINNNLIYQNSITGGHTGVRLSGGASSLGYYNKVIGNNFSEHYYAAILQSGMVRTTIQYNTITNMKSAQAVGIMSDYYCGGTVIDGNIINPGRCGISLNAENAAISDSSFIINNMIYNFSNSALQQGIYSYYDLMLRIYNNSIVVNGTNDDSVSSAICLFYTRGSEIFNNILVSSNKNLLVSMTVLSYTILPQLDFNLYYYVGTTNRKFFINNKSYLNLTGFKTDNTYFAVPHDKYSYDQKNPNFISSANLHLVSTQPPYIGKKTWLSKDVDGDSRCPYAGFLGADEPTYQGIKPTAGFITQDTICNESPVAFFNKYTALDPVSHAWYINGVYDTNSLNLVHVFPKNMTSATIMLISTNCYGSDTFTHTVYIRAPLSKPVPAFLSDKNIISPFDEVNFFDASTGCPSEWEWKIFPETFNDPYLGNIPTFYFINFTDRYSQNPIIRFEVAGAYDVRLIVKNSKGVDSVRVNKYIIVKPLQYMCQYVLPEVAISPFGLLTDDSGPQGDYSNNLNCTLQLTPCVDTLTFTFYEFELSSGDYLKVYDGTGSQGTPLWDFNTYGANGLTGSLSSSTFPKTLTATSGRMFFQFTTNANGTNKGFLGEWFGTQSQVSKPAAYFTGPDSGCVGVEIAFQNLSTGSDLIYEWDFEGTGIAQSTAKDGLHTFNSSGVYPVKLKVKNCGGDSVFVKNIVIISPTTVPQADFIADNVKPRKSIDEVLFTNLTKGCANSFKWDINPSSFTPVSDYPNGNNPKIIFNETTCYTITLIASYGSSKDTFTRTCYVYPIDYCIPVVNNLNSDIGINRVQIGTINCSSSSGSKAYSDYSKDYYTYLDKYAKHVITISRNTNLNAMTRKVWIDWNIDGDFNDQGEEVLYQPSGTSLSYTDTIRVPGYAQTGPTKMRIGVCIAGFPNLPCGTNLIGEFEDYKVIIRNYSLAPVVTLIGNDTVSVEQCSLFNDPGATAVSNLFGNMTSQILKTDNVDWTSPGTYQINYAVRDSFGNHGQATRTVIITPEKHAPYLKLLGNNPDTIDVGDTYFDPGFLTYDSCSGIYDTIINNMLKNKFLGKYQIQYQVMDMAGNIASVLRDVYVIDRIPPAINLIGKSVDSVRVFTTWSDPGASATDNYDKKLSITISGNVDVAKTGTYVLKYSVSDSCGNGPVSVSRVVVVYDDIRPQFTALYNDQDTVIVDVDHAIPWLKVKATDNYDPSVNIDSAGSYYQAFPDGIARQLGFYTLIYYCSDKAGNQAYLNFTIQVVDRIKPVIKLKGASVLNVCRYKTADTSDLLFDVTDNYDKNPSALVTGTYYKEYLPNRYVGLFNIVYHAKDASGNVADSVIRYVNVYECGSISEENRQLNISLYPNPNNGKFYILSEENIISAEVFNAIGQKVMITDKHFVQGNQLYMEIPSARQGIYLVRVDTERGSRIFKINIF encoded by the coding sequence ATGAAAAGACTTTTATCATCATTGGCTTTAGTATTATTTGTTAATACTCATTTTTTGCTTGCACAAAATTATTGTATTCCGTCAAGCAATTGTTTTTATGCCCCCATCCTCACTGTCGTTACCTCAGGAGCGGTAACCAATCTGAACCTTCCCAACAATGGATGTTCTGCTAATTCCTATGTGCTTCATCAAGACATGTTTGTGGGAGTTCCATCCGATACCATCACTTTTACGATAGGCCTGGCTGGTCTTTTACAGACCGGTATTATTATCTGGGCCGACTGGAACAATGACGGGGATTTTGCCGATGCAGGCGAAAGTATTTTCAGTACAACAACCAGTTCCACTTCCGCTACCGGAACCATGTACGTGCCTTCTTCTGTATCCATAGGTGTGAAGAGAGTGCGAATCAGGACAAATTATTATTCAATACCGACAGATCCTTGTGTTTCTCAGTTTTATGGGGAAACCGAAGATTTTAACCTGACCATTGTAAAGCCCGGAGGTACTGATCTGGCACTTACCAGTATTGACAGCCCCATCGTATTTAGAACAGGAGCCAATACTATCTGGATAAAATACTCCAATCTCTCAACAAACACCATCACAAAATTTGATGCAGGATTTAAGCTTGACAATTCAACTCCTGTAACCTTAACAAATATAACAACATCTCTTGCCCCGGGAGAAACAAAATCTTATAAATTTACCACTTCATTAAATGTAAGTACATCCGGCTCTCATCAGTTAAAGGTCTGGGTTGCAAATCCGAATGGAACAGGTGCTGATTCTGATCCTACCAATGATACCATCCTTAAAGGTATCTGCACAGGCATCAGCGGAACCTATACTATTGGCACCAATGGTGATTTTCAGACTTTTGGAGCTGCAGTGGCCGCTATGCAAAACTGTGGTATTTCAGGTCCGGTTACTTTTAACATATTGCCGGGAACTTACAACGGGAGAGTGGTTATCCCTGATATTTCAGGGATGTCATCCACCAATACGGTTACTTTTGACGGACAGGATGTAACTAAAGTAAGCCTGAGTTATGCCGGAGTTTCTTCTTCCGACAGGGCTACAGTGGTTTTAAACGGATGCTCCTATGTAACTTTCAGAAGAATGAAAATAATTAACACAGGAACTTCCTATGAACTGGGGGTGTATATCGGAAATAATTCTCATCACAACACCATCAGAGAATGCTCGATTGTGGTCGGAAATTATAGCAGTTCAACTGTGGCGGGCATTCTGCTTGCATTTGATGAAAACGGCAGCAGCGGGCAGAATATGAATATCAACAACAACCTGATTTATCAAAACAGCATTACCGGAGGTCATACCGGTGTCAGATTAAGTGGTGGAGCTTCATCTTTAGGCTATTACAACAAGGTCATCGGAAATAATTTTTCCGAACATTATTATGCGGCAATATTACAGTCGGGTATGGTCAGAACGACTATTCAGTACAATACCATTACCAATATGAAATCAGCTCAGGCCGTAGGCATTATGTCTGATTATTATTGTGGAGGAACCGTCATTGACGGGAATATTATCAATCCGGGGCGTTGTGGTATTTCCCTGAATGCCGAAAATGCGGCTATTTCGGATAGCTCATTTATTATCAATAATATGATTTACAATTTTTCCAACAGTGCCCTACAACAGGGTATTTATTCCTATTACGATTTAATGCTGAGAATTTACAACAACTCTATTGTGGTTAACGGTACGAATGATGACAGCGTTTCGAGTGCTATCTGTCTGTTTTATACGAGAGGTTCCGAAATTTTCAACAATATTCTTGTCAGCTCCAATAAAAACCTGCTGGTTTCAATGACGGTGCTTTCATATACCATATTGCCTCAGCTCGATTTTAATTTATATTATTATGTCGGAACCACCAACCGTAAGTTTTTTATCAACAACAAATCTTATCTGAACCTGACAGGTTTCAAAACAGATAATACATACTTTGCCGTACCGCACGACAAATATTCCTATGATCAGAAAAATCCCAATTTTATTTCTTCCGCTAATTTACATCTGGTATCCACACAGCCCCCGTATATCGGAAAGAAAACATGGCTCAGTAAAGATGTGGATGGTGATTCACGTTGCCCCTATGCCGGATTTCTGGGAGCTGATGAACCGACCTATCAGGGGATAAAGCCAACCGCAGGCTTTATCACGCAGGATACCATCTGCAATGAATCGCCTGTGGCCTTTTTCAATAAATACACTGCTCTTGATCCGGTCAGCCATGCCTGGTATATTAACGGAGTTTATGATACAAATTCACTGAACCTTGTTCATGTTTTTCCAAAGAATATGACCTCGGCAACCATCATGCTTATCAGTACCAATTGTTACGGAAGCGATACATTTACCCATACGGTATATATACGTGCACCTCTGAGTAAGCCTGTTCCCGCTTTTCTCAGTGATAAAAATATTATATCTCCTTTTGATGAGGTCAATTTTTTTGATGCTTCCACCGGCTGCCCCTCCGAATGGGAATGGAAGATTTTTCCTGAAACCTTTAACGATCCTTATCTCGGTAATATTCCTACCTTCTATTTTATCAATTTTACCGATCGTTACAGCCAGAATCCTATCATCAGATTTGAAGTGGCTGGTGCTTATGATGTCAGGCTGATCGTGAAAAATTCAAAAGGTGTTGATAGCGTCAGGGTGAATAAATATATCATTGTCAAACCGTTACAATACATGTGTCAGTATGTTTTGCCGGAAGTTGCCATTTCTCCATTTGGACTCCTGACAGATGACTCCGGACCTCAGGGCGACTATTCCAATAATCTGAATTGTACCCTCCAGCTGACTCCCTGTGTCGATACCCTGACATTTACCTTTTATGAATTTGAACTTTCTTCGGGTGATTATCTCAAAGTATATGATGGCACAGGAAGTCAGGGGACACCTTTATGGGATTTCAATACCTATGGAGCCAATGGACTCACCGGAAGCCTGTCGAGCAGTACTTTTCCGAAAACACTTACCGCTACCAGCGGCAGAATGTTTTTCCAGTTTACCACCAACGCAAACGGCACTAACAAGGGATTTTTGGGAGAATGGTTTGGAACTCAGTCTCAGGTATCAAAACCTGCGGCTTATTTTACCGGCCCTGACTCAGGTTGTGTAGGGGTTGAGATTGCTTTCCAGAACTTATCCACCGGAAGCGACCTGATTTATGAATGGGATTTTGAAGGAACCGGTATTGCTCAGTCAACAGCAAAAGATGGATTACATACCTTTAATTCATCGGGGGTTTATCCGGTAAAACTGAAAGTTAAAAACTGCGGTGGCGATTCTGTATTTGTCAAAAATATTGTCATTATTTCTCCGACTACAGTTCCTCAGGCTGATTTCATTGCTGACAATGTAAAACCAAGAAAATCAATAGATGAGGTATTATTCACCAACCTGACAAAAGGCTGTGCCAATAGTTTTAAATGGGACATCAATCCTTCCAGTTTTACCCCTGTTTCGGATTATCCGAACGGTAACAATCCTAAGATTATCTTCAATGAAACTACCTGTTATACCATTACCCTCATTGCTTCATACGGGAGCAGCAAAGATACATTTACCAGAACTTGTTATGTTTATCCGATTGATTACTGTATTCCGGTGGTCAACAACCTGAACAGTGATATCGGTATAAACCGTGTTCAAATAGGCACTATCAATTGCAGCTCTTCTTCAGGATCAAAAGCTTATAGCGATTATTCCAAAGATTATTATACATACCTTGACAAATATGCCAAACATGTCATCACCATTTCCAGAAATACAAATTTAAATGCCATGACACGAAAAGTCTGGATTGACTGGAATATTGACGGTGATTTCAACGATCAGGGGGAAGAAGTACTATATCAGCCTTCCGGTACTTCACTTTCATATACGGATACCATCAGGGTACCCGGCTACGCTCAGACAGGCCCGACTAAAATGAGAATAGGGGTCTGTATTGCAGGATTTCCCAATCTGCCTTGCGGAACAAATCTCATTGGTGAATTTGAAGACTATAAAGTAATTATCAGGAATTATTCCCTGGCACCCGTTGTGACGCTGATAGGAAACGATACCGTTTCTGTTGAACAATGCTCCTTATTCAATGATCCGGGAGCTACTGCTGTTTCAAATCTTTTCGGAAATATGACCTCTCAGATTTTAAAAACAGATAATGTTGACTGGACTTCCCCTGGTACGTACCAGATAAATTATGCAGTTCGTGATAGTTTCGGAAACCATGGCCAGGCTACAAGAACTGTCATTATCACACCTGAAAAACATGCACCTTATCTGAAATTACTGGGTAACAATCCTGATACCATTGATGTAGGAGATACTTATTTCGATCCGGGATTTTTAACCTATGATTCCTGTAGCGGTATTTACGATACGATTATCAATAACATGCTGAAAAACAAATTTTTAGGCAAATATCAAATCCAGTATCAGGTGATGGATATGGCCGGAAACATTGCTTCGGTGCTCAGGGATGTTTATGTCATTGACAGAATTCCTCCTGCGATAAACCTGATTGGCAAGTCTGTTGACTCTGTCAGAGTCTTTACAACATGGTCTGATCCGGGTGCTTCGGCAACCGATAATTATGATAAAAAACTCAGTATTACTATATCCGGCAATGTAGATGTAGCAAAAACAGGCACTTATGTTTTAAAATACAGCGTCAGCGATTCCTGTGGCAACGGTCCGGTTTCTGTTTCCCGTGTGGTCGTGGTGTATGACGACATCAGGCCTCAGTTCACAGCCTTATACAATGACCAGGATACTGTAATTGTGGATGTCGATCATGCAATCCCATGGCTGAAAGTGAAAGCCACCGACAATTATGATCCATCTGTTAACATTGATTCTGCCGGCAGCTATTATCAGGCATTTCCGGATGGTATTGCCCGGCAACTTGGATTTTATACTTTAATCTATTATTGTTCCGACAAAGCTGGAAATCAGGCCTATCTGAACTTTACCATTCAGGTGGTTGACAGGATAAAGCCTGTCATCAAACTCAAGGGAGCCAGCGTTTTGAATGTATGCAGGTATAAAACAGCCGATACGTCAGACCTGTTGTTCGATGTAACCGATAACTATGACAAGAATCCGTCTGCCTTGGTAACAGGTACTTATTACAAGGAATATTTGCCCAATCGTTATGTCGGGCTTTTCAACATCGTTTATCATGCAAAGGATGCCAGCGGGAATGTGGCAGATTCTGTTATCCGTTATGTGAATGTGTATGAATGTGGCAGTATTTCAGAAGAAAATAGACAGCTGAATATTTCACTCTATCCCAATCCGAATAACGGGAAGTTTTATATTCTTTCGGAGGAAAACATTATCTCTGCCGAAGTTTTCAATGCCATTGGGCAGAAAGTGATGATAACGGATAAACATTTTGTTCAGGGCAATCAGCTTTATATGGAAATTCCGTCTGCCCGGCAGGGGATTTATCTGGTCAGGGTGGATACTGAGCGTGGAAGCAGAATCTTTAAAATCAATATATTTTAG